The Kaistia defluvii genome has a segment encoding these proteins:
- a CDS encoding ABC transporter substrate-binding protein encodes MRLRLVTALLASAAAFVAVSAHADNLVTKDRVGPADAPKSFTLRLTNDGPTSTDPVWAEGYQKLFSEFIQRHPGWRIDLERMSDNIGQEQARMLEQAKSGNGPDCAAVDSFVLALFKGANVLKPLDEYFTKEEVADLFPFIREGITGPDGKIYAWWWNTDLRVLYRNKEIVPDAPKDWAELKAAALASKEKGSEGVLFNGGRWEGTTFDWLANFWAQGGKLVDDKGKPIFAEGENREKFLKAVNYFKDLVDSGAAPKRVATIVNYDEFNAAAAAGTAALFIGGNWQYGQLKNTLEPEEFAKWTFSEIPGPTADQRSTGTGGWTFGAFSNDPEKVAMCAAVIKEIYAGPGNALQQQLPTAAALYGKYDVFKTEANETFAKALVNGQARPGVPIYPEISNQIQIMMGDVLSGTKTPEAALDAANTAVQAAFARL; translated from the coding sequence ATGCGCTTGCGTCTCGTCACCGCGTTGCTGGCCTCCGCCGCCGCGTTCGTCGCCGTCTCTGCCCATGCCGATAATCTCGTCACCAAGGACCGCGTCGGCCCCGCCGATGCGCCCAAATCCTTCACGCTCCGCCTGACCAATGACGGCCCGACCAGCACCGACCCGGTCTGGGCCGAGGGCTACCAAAAGCTGTTCAGCGAATTCATCCAGCGCCATCCGGGCTGGCGCATCGATCTCGAGCGCATGTCCGACAATATTGGCCAGGAACAGGCCCGCATGCTCGAGCAGGCAAAGTCCGGCAACGGCCCGGATTGCGCCGCCGTCGACAGCTTCGTGCTGGCCCTGTTCAAGGGCGCCAATGTCCTGAAGCCGCTCGACGAATACTTCACCAAGGAAGAGGTCGCCGACCTGTTCCCCTTCATCCGCGAAGGCATTACCGGCCCGGATGGCAAGATCTACGCCTGGTGGTGGAACACCGACCTGCGCGTGCTCTACCGGAACAAGGAAATCGTTCCGGATGCGCCGAAGGACTGGGCCGAGCTGAAGGCCGCCGCGCTCGCTTCCAAGGAAAAGGGCAGCGAGGGCGTGCTGTTCAATGGCGGGCGCTGGGAAGGCACGACCTTCGACTGGCTCGCCAATTTCTGGGCGCAGGGCGGCAAGCTCGTCGACGACAAGGGCAAGCCGATCTTCGCCGAGGGTGAGAACCGCGAGAAGTTCCTGAAGGCGGTCAATTACTTCAAGGACCTGGTCGATTCCGGCGCGGCGCCGAAGCGGGTCGCAACCATCGTCAACTATGACGAGTTCAACGCAGCGGCGGCGGCCGGCACGGCGGCGCTGTTCATCGGCGGCAACTGGCAGTATGGCCAGCTCAAGAACACGCTGGAGCCGGAAGAGTTCGCCAAGTGGACCTTCTCGGAGATCCCCGGCCCGACCGCCGACCAGCGCTCGACCGGCACCGGCGGCTGGACCTTCGGCGCCTTCTCCAACGATCCGGAAAAGGTCGCCATGTGCGCGGCCGTGATCAAGGAGATCTATGCCGGCCCCGGCAATGCGCTGCAGCAGCAGCTGCCGACGGCGGCGGCCCTCTACGGCAAGTACGACGTCTTCAAGACCGAGGCGAACGAGACCTTCGCCAAGGCGCTCGTCAACGGTCAGGCCCGCCCCGGCGTGCCGATCTATCCGGAGATCTCGAACCAGATCCAGATCATGATGGGTGACGTCCTCTCCGGCACGAAGACGCCGGAAGCGGCGCTCGACGCCGCCAATACCGCTGTCCAGGCCGCTTTCGCCCGCCTCTGA
- a CDS encoding ABC transporter ATP-binding protein, whose protein sequence is MSTIELEARSIVKRYGPLVANDHIDLSVLSGEVHAVMGENGAGKSTLMSILYGMQAPDSGQIFLRGAEMRYRSALDAIGAGMGMVHQAFKLFNSLTVWENVVYGMEPTRFGFIDRREAARRVAALADRYRLRVDPHAIVGQLSVGVRQRVEILKALYRDARVLILDEPTAVLTPQERDGLFDIIRHLTADDRTILFVTHKLHEVMAITDCVTVLRDGKVVDRMVTSETSAREIIRAMTGRAVNLTVEKRPAEPGAVVLEARGLTVATDGGKPVVDRVDLSIRAREIVGIAGVAGNGQTELIEALTGLRIPDGGKVAINGADVTALDVERHRDAGLAYIPEDRATTGTALAASAADNLAMGFQRKPPLSNGRLLDGSAVTAHAQKLIERFGIKIGSEQLAVGTLSGGNLQKVVVARELSHAAPLLIAEQPTRGVDVGAIEFIHAQLVAERDRGSAVLLVSAELTEILALADRVLVMFDGRILAELPAAEADEETLGLLMAGRVGEARLTDGTEAA, encoded by the coding sequence ATGTCGACGATCGAGCTCGAAGCCAGAAGCATCGTCAAGCGCTACGGGCCTCTCGTCGCCAATGACCACATCGACCTCTCCGTGCTCAGCGGAGAGGTCCACGCCGTGATGGGCGAGAACGGCGCCGGCAAGTCGACGCTGATGTCGATCCTCTATGGCATGCAGGCGCCCGATTCCGGGCAGATCTTTCTGCGCGGCGCCGAGATGCGCTATCGCTCGGCGCTGGATGCGATCGGCGCCGGCATGGGCATGGTCCATCAGGCGTTCAAGCTGTTCAATTCGCTGACCGTCTGGGAAAACGTCGTTTATGGCATGGAACCGACCCGCTTCGGCTTCATCGACCGGCGCGAGGCGGCCCGCCGCGTCGCGGCGCTGGCCGATCGATATCGCCTTCGGGTCGATCCGCATGCGATCGTCGGCCAGCTTTCGGTCGGCGTGCGCCAGCGCGTCGAGATATTGAAGGCGCTCTATCGCGACGCCCGCGTGCTGATCCTCGACGAGCCGACCGCCGTGCTGACGCCGCAGGAGCGCGACGGCCTGTTCGACATCATCCGCCACCTGACCGCCGACGACCGCACCATCCTGTTCGTCACCCACAAGCTGCATGAGGTGATGGCGATCACCGACTGCGTCACCGTGCTGCGCGACGGCAAGGTGGTCGACCGCATGGTGACTTCCGAGACTTCGGCACGCGAGATCATCCGCGCCATGACCGGCCGCGCGGTCAACCTGACCGTTGAGAAGCGCCCGGCCGAACCGGGCGCCGTGGTGCTCGAGGCGCGCGGCCTGACGGTTGCGACCGATGGCGGCAAGCCGGTGGTCGACCGAGTCGATCTCTCCATCCGCGCGCGAGAAATCGTCGGCATCGCCGGCGTCGCAGGCAACGGCCAGACAGAACTGATCGAGGCGCTGACCGGCCTGCGCATCCCCGATGGCGGCAAGGTCGCCATTAACGGGGCCGACGTCACGGCGCTGGACGTGGAGCGCCACCGCGACGCCGGTCTCGCCTATATCCCGGAAGACCGCGCCACGACCGGCACGGCGCTAGCCGCCTCCGCCGCCGACAATCTGGCCATGGGATTCCAGCGCAAGCCGCCGCTTTCGAACGGCCGCCTACTCGACGGCAGCGCCGTCACCGCGCATGCGCAAAAGCTGATCGAGCGCTTTGGCATCAAGATCGGCTCGGAGCAGCTCGCCGTCGGCACGCTCTCGGGCGGCAATCTGCAGAAGGTCGTCGTCGCGCGCGAGCTGTCGCATGCCGCGCCGCTGCTGATCGCCGAGCAGCCGACGCGCGGCGTCGATGTCGGCGCTATCGAATTCATCCACGCCCAGCTGGTCGCCGAACGCGATCGCGGCAGCGCCGTTCTGCTGGTCTCGGCCGAGCTGACCGAGATCCTGGCGCTCGCCGACCGTGTGCTGGTGATGTTCGACGGCCGCATCCTGGCCGAGCTCCCTGCCGCCGAGGCCGACGAGGAAACGCTGGGCCTGTTGATGGCCGGCCGCGTCGGCGAGGCAAGGCTCACCGACGGAACGGAGGCGGCATGA
- a CDS encoding SDR family NAD(P)-dependent oxidoreductase, with protein MSKYVTRRPEKALPLRKSRVFPVHAGKGFIVTGGSGGIGKAIAELLIAQEARVVIADLRQETVDATVEALGGAAGGCFGIAMDVASEASVADGVAKAIDLLGRVDGLVNCAAIVLHSDPLAISRADWQKQFEINLFGAYDISRLVAAHMIEHDIQGAIVSIASEAGKKGHVESLAYSASKAGMISMTRMLSEALAPYDINVNCVCPGGVATPMLKEVSEAYSEFTAEPAPAIFDKMLSAQLVRHLQPVEVARVTSFLLGDDAMLVRGQAVNADAGETPY; from the coding sequence ATGTCGAAATACGTCACCCGCCGTCCCGAAAAAGCGCTTCCCCTGCGCAAGAGCCGGGTGTTTCCCGTGCATGCCGGCAAGGGCTTCATCGTCACCGGCGGATCGGGCGGCATCGGCAAGGCGATCGCGGAACTGCTGATCGCGCAGGAAGCGCGCGTCGTCATCGCCGATCTCCGCCAGGAAACGGTCGACGCCACGGTCGAGGCGCTGGGCGGCGCGGCCGGCGGCTGCTTCGGCATCGCCATGGACGTCGCCTCGGAAGCGTCGGTCGCCGACGGCGTCGCCAAGGCGATCGACCTGCTCGGCCGCGTCGACGGCCTGGTCAACTGCGCGGCGATCGTGCTGCATTCCGACCCGCTGGCGATCTCGCGCGCCGACTGGCAGAAGCAGTTCGAGATCAACCTGTTCGGCGCCTATGATATTTCGCGGCTGGTCGCAGCCCACATGATCGAGCACGACATCCAGGGCGCCATCGTCTCGATCGCGTCGGAAGCCGGCAAGAAGGGCCATGTCGAGTCGCTCGCCTACAGCGCTTCCAAGGCCGGCATGATCTCGATGACCCGCATGCTGTCCGAGGCGCTGGCCCCCTATGACATCAACGTCAATTGCGTCTGCCCGGGCGGCGTGGCGACGCCGATGCTGAAGGAAGTGTCGGAAGCCTATTCGGAATTCACCGCCGAGCCGGCGCCCGCGATCTTCGACAAGATGCTGTCGGCGCAGCTGGTGCGCCATCTGCAGCCGGTCGAGGTGGCGCGCGTGACCTCCTTCCTGCTCGGCGACGACGCCATGCTGGTCCGCGGCCAGGCGGTCAACGCGGATGCGGGCGAGACGCCGTATTGA
- a CDS encoding BMP family ABC transporter substrate-binding protein, translating to MRLRGLLAGAAALMAVTTAQAQDAKPLVVFVSPNPVGVNDFLKLAKAGTEKAAEAAGATAKIYESTDPTTIRQNLDAAAKEGAKVVIAVGFEFNDVLPEVAKAYPDTKFLLVDSCPQTPVANIHCSVFREYEAVFLAGAEAALTSETGKVGAIGALDIPFIHRYTDPFNEGAKHVKPEIEIAPSLWIGGNNPFSDPARGQQRASVMVSDNVDRVMAAGAGSNGGIFKAMEDLPGAAAFGVDTNQCPQAPGLIMDNVQKRTDTVIEKGVAGLFKGDQPAFATYGLAEGGMTLTSLEPGLEESGCLIAKLPDVVAKVKALRDEVVAGTVKVADPMQLAK from the coding sequence ATGAGGCTTCGGGGGCTTTTGGCTGGCGCGGCTGCGCTGATGGCGGTGACGACGGCGCAGGCGCAGGATGCCAAGCCGTTGGTCGTCTTCGTCTCGCCCAATCCGGTTGGCGTGAACGACTTCCTGAAGCTCGCCAAGGCCGGCACGGAAAAGGCGGCGGAAGCCGCCGGCGCGACCGCCAAGATCTATGAGAGCACGGACCCGACCACGATCCGCCAGAACCTCGACGCCGCCGCCAAGGAAGGCGCCAAGGTGGTGATCGCTGTCGGCTTTGAGTTCAACGACGTGCTGCCGGAAGTCGCCAAGGCCTATCCGGACACCAAGTTCCTGCTCGTCGACAGCTGCCCGCAGACCCCCGTTGCCAACATCCATTGCTCGGTGTTCCGCGAATATGAGGCCGTGTTCCTGGCCGGCGCCGAAGCGGCGCTGACCAGCGAGACCGGCAAGGTCGGCGCCATCGGCGCGCTCGATATCCCCTTCATCCATCGCTACACCGACCCCTTCAACGAGGGCGCCAAGCATGTGAAGCCGGAGATTGAGATCGCCCCGTCGCTCTGGATCGGCGGCAACAACCCGTTCTCCGATCCGGCCCGCGGCCAGCAGCGCGCCAGCGTCATGGTTTCCGACAATGTCGATCGCGTCATGGCGGCCGGCGCCGGCTCGAATGGCGGCATCTTCAAGGCGATGGAAGACCTGCCGGGCGCAGCCGCCTTCGGCGTCGACACCAACCAGTGCCCGCAGGCGCCGGGCCTGATCATGGACAACGTCCAGAAGCGCACCGACACCGTCATCGAGAAGGGCGTCGCCGGCCTGTTCAAGGGCGACCAGCCGGCCTTCGCCACCTACGGCCTCGCCGAGGGCGGCATGACGCTGACCAGCCTGGAGCCGGGCCTCGAGGAATCGGGCTGCCTGATCGCCAAGCTGCCGGATGTCGTCGCCAAGGTGAAGGCGCTGCGCGACGAGGTCGTTGCCGGAACGGTGAAGGTCGCCGATCCGATGCAACTCGCCAAGTAA
- a CDS encoding carbohydrate ABC transporter permease, which yields MTHEAREKWGDALTYLSAIVIAAFFLTPLAWLLSLSLRTRQEVFLGASRFIPKRPTLDNFAQILSDPTFLLYLWNGLKLSALGGLGCLLVAAPAAYAFSRFWFSGKSALMMTILAFQMISPLVILVPLYRYMSRLGLLNSHFGVTMVYIAIGVPMCTWLVKSAIDNIPKSLEEAAAIDGCSRFGTFWRITLPLAAPGLASAFILIVILNWSQFLIPFLLLNKDAQLPISVAIFNFAGTSNASSTQVLAAACLVAVVPAIIAFLLLQRMIVGALTAGAVKG from the coding sequence ATGACCCATGAAGCCCGCGAGAAATGGGGCGACGCCCTCACCTATCTGTCGGCGATCGTGATTGCCGCCTTCTTCCTGACGCCGCTGGCCTGGCTGCTGTCGCTGTCGCTGCGCACCCGGCAGGAAGTCTTCCTCGGCGCCAGCCGCTTCATCCCGAAGCGGCCGACGCTCGACAATTTCGCGCAGATCCTCTCGGACCCGACCTTCCTGCTCTATCTCTGGAACGGTCTGAAGCTGTCGGCGCTGGGCGGGCTCGGCTGCCTGCTGGTGGCGGCACCCGCGGCCTACGCCTTCTCGCGCTTCTGGTTCTCCGGCAAATCGGCGCTGATGATGACCATCCTCGCCTTCCAGATGATCTCGCCGCTCGTCATCCTGGTGCCGCTCTATCGCTACATGAGCCGGCTCGGCCTGCTCAACAGCCACTTTGGCGTCACCATGGTCTACATCGCCATCGGCGTACCGATGTGCACCTGGCTGGTGAAGAGCGCCATCGACAACATACCAAAGTCGCTGGAAGAAGCCGCTGCCATCGATGGCTGCAGCCGCTTCGGCACCTTCTGGCGCATCACCCTGCCGCTCGCCGCCCCCGGCCTCGCCTCCGCCTTCATCCTGATCGTGATCCTGAACTGGTCGCAGTTCCTGATCCCGTTCCTGCTGCTGAACAAGGACGCGCAGCTGCCGATCTCGGTCGCGATCTTCAATTTCGCCGGCACCTCCAACGCCTCGTCGACCCAGGTGCTCGCCGCAGCCTGCCTCGTCGCGGTGGTGCCGGCCATCATCGCCTTCCTCCTCCTGCAACGCATGATCGTCGGTGCGCTCACCGCCGGCGCCGTCAAGGGCTGA
- a CDS encoding carbohydrate ABC transporter permease: protein MGAAQRRVAGPSLARRLEANPFTWLVPVAVMLGVFYLYPILDVFRLGLTNASLVSSDERYTIVTLQAMFENPALLDILKTTAVFTIASVVGQQVFGLAIALLVMRGERRKLKGMVALRTLVLVAWVIPGIANGLIWQMLFSEAPFGAINSVLRMMHVSPVAWLSDPNIAMLSAVISNVWRGTAFSMIVFYAALKAIDPTLYEAASVDGAGHLQKLRFITLPQLRAAILVNSILVTIQTLNTFDAIISLTGGGPGRATEVLSLFTFNTVFRNYDLAGGSVLSVLMLVISLVLALFYASFMPRREVSE from the coding sequence ATGGGCGCCGCGCAACGCCGCGTGGCCGGACCCAGCCTCGCACGACGCCTCGAAGCCAACCCGTTCACCTGGCTGGTGCCGGTCGCCGTCATGCTCGGCGTCTTCTACCTCTATCCGATCCTCGACGTGTTCCGCCTCGGCCTGACCAATGCGAGCCTCGTCAGCTCCGACGAGCGCTATACGATCGTCACGCTGCAGGCGATGTTCGAGAACCCCGCCCTGCTCGACATCCTCAAGACCACCGCCGTCTTCACCATCGCCAGCGTCGTCGGCCAGCAGGTCTTCGGCCTCGCCATCGCGCTGCTGGTGATGCGCGGCGAGCGGCGCAAGCTCAAGGGAATGGTGGCGCTCCGCACCCTCGTCCTGGTCGCCTGGGTCATCCCCGGCATCGCCAACGGCCTGATCTGGCAGATGCTGTTCAGCGAGGCGCCGTTCGGCGCCATCAACAGCGTGCTGCGGATGATGCACGTCTCGCCGGTCGCCTGGCTGTCGGACCCCAACATCGCCATGCTCTCGGCCGTCATCTCGAATGTCTGGCGCGGCACGGCCTTTTCGATGATCGTGTTCTACGCCGCGCTGAAGGCGATCGACCCGACGCTTTATGAAGCCGCGAGCGTCGATGGCGCCGGCCATCTGCAGAAGCTGCGCTTCATCACGCTGCCGCAGCTGCGCGCCGCCATCCTGGTCAATTCGATCCTGGTGACGATTCAGACCCTCAACACCTTCGACGCGATCATCTCACTCACCGGCGGCGGCCCCGGCCGCGCCACCGAGGTGTTGTCGCTGTTCACCTTCAACACGGTGTTCCGCAACTACGACCTTGCCGGCGGCAGCGTGCTGTCCGTGCTGATGCTGGTGATCAGTCTCGTGCTGGCGCTGTTCTATGCGTCCTTCATGCCGCGCCGGGAGGTGTCCGAATGA
- a CDS encoding MFS transporter, producing MTQDPSPSRRSLVALAAVCLSSLMFGLEISSVPAILPTLEQVMHADFIELQWIMNAYTIAVTTVLMATGTLADRYGRKRVFLIGIAAFGLASLVCGLTESVSILIVARFLQGLSGGVMLICQVAVLSHQFREGRARGMAFGWWGIIFGIGLGFGPIVGGAIVAVWSWEWVFLVHVALSLVTFALAQGGVEESRDPEATHLDLAGMLTLSLSVFALAYFITQGPDLGFSSPAALAILGVAIASFVGFLVAEKRSARPMFDFSVFRVRPFSGAVIGSAAMNVSFWPFMIYLPIWFQAGLGYDSVAAGTALLAYTLPTLVVPPLAERLSLRYRPGLVIPAGLFLIGLGFLAMKFGSSVEAASWLTMLPGCVLAGIGLGFTNTPVTNTTTGAVAANRAGMASGIDMSARMISLAINIALMGFLLVEGVGASLRAALPDGIDATALRQLAQQIAAGATVSPESGISPAVVHQALTNGFGWVLLYGGLAVWLLAIASYFVFGRGGAKVACPAQPVVG from the coding sequence ATGACCCAAGACCCGTCCCCCTCCCGCCGCAGCCTCGTCGCGCTCGCCGCCGTCTGTCTCTCCTCGCTGATGTTCGGCCTGGAAATCTCCAGCGTCCCGGCGATCCTGCCGACGCTGGAGCAGGTAATGCATGCCGATTTCATTGAGCTGCAATGGATCATGAACGCCTACACCATCGCGGTGACGACGGTGCTGATGGCGACGGGCACGCTAGCCGACCGCTATGGCCGCAAGCGCGTGTTCCTGATCGGCATCGCCGCCTTCGGTCTCGCCTCGCTGGTCTGCGGCCTGACGGAGAGCGTATCGATCCTGATCGTCGCCCGTTTCCTCCAGGGCCTGAGCGGCGGCGTCATGCTGATCTGCCAGGTCGCCGTGCTGTCGCACCAATTTCGCGAGGGCCGGGCGCGCGGCATGGCGTTCGGCTGGTGGGGCATCATCTTCGGCATCGGGCTCGGCTTCGGCCCGATCGTCGGTGGCGCCATCGTCGCGGTCTGGAGCTGGGAATGGGTGTTTCTCGTCCATGTCGCGCTCAGCCTCGTCACCTTCGCGCTGGCGCAGGGCGGCGTCGAGGAATCGCGCGATCCCGAGGCGACCCATCTCGACCTCGCCGGCATGCTGACCCTGTCGCTCAGCGTCTTCGCGCTGGCCTATTTCATCACCCAGGGACCGGATCTCGGCTTCTCAAGCCCGGCGGCGCTGGCGATCCTCGGCGTGGCCATCGCGAGTTTTGTCGGCTTCCTCGTCGCCGAGAAGCGCAGCGCGCGGCCGATGTTCGATTTCTCGGTGTTCCGCGTCCGTCCCTTCTCCGGCGCGGTGATCGGCTCGGCCGCCATGAATGTCAGCTTCTGGCCGTTCATGATCTACCTGCCGATCTGGTTCCAGGCCGGTCTCGGCTATGACAGCGTCGCCGCCGGCACGGCGCTGCTCGCCTATACGCTGCCGACCCTGGTGGTGCCGCCCTTGGCCGAGCGTCTGTCGCTGCGCTACCGCCCCGGACTGGTCATTCCGGCGGGCCTCTTCCTCATCGGCCTGGGCTTCCTGGCGATGAAGTTCGGCAGCAGCGTCGAGGCGGCAAGCTGGCTCACCATGCTGCCCGGCTGCGTGCTGGCCGGCATCGGCCTCGGCTTCACCAACACGCCGGTGACCAACACGACGACCGGCGCGGTCGCCGCCAACCGCGCCGGCATGGCCTCGGGGATCGACATGAGCGCGCGCATGATCTCGCTTGCCATCAACATCGCGCTGATGGGCTTTTTGCTGGTCGAGGGCGTCGGCGCATCGCTCCGGGCGGCGCTTCCGGACGGCATCGACGCGACGGCGTTGCGCCAGCTGGCGCAGCAGATCGCGGCCGGGGCGACGGTTTCTCCCGAGAGCGGGATATCGCCTGCGGTCGTCCATCAGGCCCTGACGAACGGCTTCGGCTGGGTCCTGCTCTATGGTGGCCTCGCCGTCTGGCTACTGGCGATCGCGAGCTATTTTGTGTTTGGTAGGGGCGGGGCGAAGGTCGCCTGCCCAGCGCAGCCAGTGGTGGGGTAG
- a CDS encoding ABC transporter permease, whose product MSERSVRAPRLPRIPAVPLAISIGILIGGLLVLASGGDPIAAYREILIGALAPQNWPNTLNWAVPLVGMTLVAALPLRGGMVNLGGDGQLVIGGLVAAMAALYLPLPGPLLIAASILCAMVASGLYASLAAWGETRFGIPMLISTLLLSYPAIGIASYLVGFPLRDMATGLAQTRMIPDAARLPVISGPLNIGLVLMVIVAIAVVFYDRRMVGGYELRMRGLNAKFAGYGGVRLAAQQVRVMFASGAIAGLVGAILVLGSLYRYQDGALLTPGYTWSGLMAALLAGGAPLGAICAGLFFAGLQTGGFAMQRETAIPRVLTMILQSVIILFLAIRHGVGRKSS is encoded by the coding sequence ATGAGCGAGCGTAGTGTGCGGGCCCCGAGGCTTCCGCGGATCCCGGCCGTGCCTTTGGCGATCAGCATCGGCATTCTGATCGGCGGGCTGCTGGTGCTGGCCTCGGGAGGTGATCCGATTGCCGCCTATCGCGAGATCCTGATCGGTGCCTTAGCGCCGCAAAACTGGCCGAACACGCTGAACTGGGCCGTGCCGCTGGTCGGCATGACGCTGGTGGCAGCACTCCCCTTGCGCGGTGGCATGGTCAATCTCGGCGGCGACGGCCAGCTGGTGATCGGCGGCCTCGTCGCGGCGATGGCCGCGCTCTATCTGCCGCTGCCCGGTCCGCTGCTGATCGCAGCCTCGATCCTCTGCGCCATGGTCGCCTCGGGGCTTTACGCCTCGCTCGCCGCCTGGGGCGAGACGCGCTTCGGCATCCCGATGCTGATCTCGACCCTGCTGCTCTCCTATCCGGCGATCGGCATCGCCTCCTATCTCGTCGGCTTCCCGCTGCGCGACATGGCGACCGGTCTCGCCCAGACCCGGATGATCCCCGATGCGGCGCGGCTGCCCGTTATCTCCGGCCCGCTTAATATCGGCCTGGTCCTGATGGTCATCGTCGCCATCGCCGTCGTCTTCTATGATCGTCGCATGGTCGGCGGCTATGAGCTTCGGATGCGGGGGCTGAACGCCAAATTCGCCGGCTATGGCGGCGTCCGGCTCGCGGCGCAGCAGGTGCGCGTGATGTTTGCGAGCGGCGCGATTGCCGGCCTCGTCGGCGCGATCCTCGTGCTCGGCTCGCTCTATCGCTACCAGGACGGCGCGCTGCTGACGCCGGGCTATACCTGGTCCGGCCTGATGGCAGCCCTCTTGGCCGGCGGCGCGCCGCTCGGTGCGATCTGCGCAGGCCTGTTCTTCGCCGGCCTGCAGACGGGCGGCTTTGCCATGCAGCGCGAAACCGCCATCCCGCGCGTGCTCACCATGATCCTGCAATCCGTCATCATCCTTTTCCTGGCGATCCGCCACGGCGTCGGCAGGAAGTCGTCATGA
- a CDS encoding LysR family transcriptional regulator, whose protein sequence is MTVLDVESVQAFVAIADFQSFTRAAEALGTTQGAISVKLKRLEDKIGQRLVERTPRSVRLSAQGALFLDGARGFLAAHERALAGLTDCRRRFTLGIAAHVAGPELPTLLARLNAHDPGLTIEVRLDNSRTLLDAFDRGELDAAIVRREDDRRDAEILGPEDFGWFAVPHFEHRQGEPIRLATHAPSCGVRDMATRALDAISIPWIDVFLGGGSSVVTAAVSAGLAIGAFPCRLAPPGTVEVGPRFGLPELPSSEIVLHSTLTDAKSRGALRTLAAAFREHRGATLTG, encoded by the coding sequence ATGACCGTGCTGGACGTCGAGTCGGTTCAGGCCTTCGTCGCCATCGCCGACTTCCAGAGCTTTACCCGCGCCGCCGAGGCACTGGGGACGACGCAGGGCGCGATCAGCGTCAAGCTGAAGCGGCTGGAGGACAAGATTGGCCAGCGGCTGGTCGAGCGGACGCCGCGCTCCGTGCGGCTTTCGGCGCAGGGCGCGCTGTTCCTCGACGGCGCGCGCGGTTTTCTCGCCGCGCATGAACGGGCATTGGCGGGCCTGACCGATTGCCGTCGCCGCTTCACGCTCGGCATCGCCGCCCATGTCGCCGGACCGGAATTGCCGACCCTGCTGGCGCGGCTCAACGCACATGATCCGGGTCTGACGATCGAGGTGCGGCTCGACAATTCGCGCACCCTGCTCGACGCTTTCGATCGCGGCGAGCTCGACGCCGCCATCGTCCGCCGCGAAGATGATCGCCGCGACGCCGAAATCCTCGGGCCCGAGGATTTCGGCTGGTTCGCAGTGCCGCATTTCGAGCACCGTCAGGGCGAGCCCATTCGCCTCGCGACCCACGCCCCCTCCTGCGGCGTGCGCGACATGGCCACCCGCGCCCTCGACGCGATCAGCATCCCGTGGATCGACGTGTTTCTCGGCGGCGGCTCCTCGGTGGTGACAGCCGCCGTCTCGGCCGGTCTCGCCATCGGCGCGTTTCCCTGCCGCCTCGCCCCGCCGGGCACGGTCGAGGTCGGTCCGCGCTTCGGACTGCCGGAATTGCCCTCGTCCGAAATCGTGCTGCATTCGACGCTGACCGACGCCAAGTCGCGCGGCGCGCTGCGCACGCTGGCCGCCGCGTTTCGCGAGCATCGCGGCGCGACGCTGACGGGATAA